The Juglans regia cultivar Chandler chromosome 16, Walnut 2.0, whole genome shotgun sequence nucleotide sequence GTTACAACAACCTTCCAGAAGCAAGAAGAAGATTCAAGAAGATTTGGATTGTAACCAACTTAATGACATGTCCCAATCATAAGGATTCCTTTGTCCTCTACTTTCTCTATATATTCATCACTGTACGCACTACTTTTGTGTGCAAGTGGTTAGAATATCTTTGTACTCTCTAAGAGAAACTTTCTCTCAGAAATATTATCAAACTTTTGGTGCTCATTATTcaatatggtatcaagagcctgaCCAGGACTCACGTCCTTCTTTGTcctgtgttattttttttttctttcccttctttcatGGCTCCATCAGACAAAACACCCACCACACATATTCTTAATACTGCATCTCACTTCATTACAATCAAGCTCACCATAGATAATTAGCTTCTATGGAAAGCTCAAGTTTTTCCCTTCTTGCAGGGCCATCAATTATACAGGCATGTTAATGGTTCTCGACCAATGCCTCCTTCCTCTATTGACAATGCCCCTAATCCTGAGCATACAAAATGGGTTTTGCAAGATAAACTCATTATGTCTACTCTCAATGCGTCTCTTTCAGATTCCGTCCTAGGACAAGTTCTTGACTGTCATACTTCATCTAAGATATGGACCATTCTCAAGAATCTATTTTCTGCGAAATCTTCAGCCCATGTTTGTCACATAAAGTTTCAGTTAGCTACTCTAAGGAAGGTCCCGAATCAGTTTCTGATTATTATAAATGAGCCAAATCCCTTGCAGCTACCTTAAGTGCCACTGGCCATGTCCTTAGTAACTCAGAATTCTCCATCTCTTTGCTTGCGGGTCTGGGTACTGAGTACAAATCACTGGTTACCTCTCTCACCACTCGTGCTGATACCGTTTCTTTCCCTCAACTTTACAGTTATCTGCTAAATCATGAGTCTCGTATCTCTTATCAAACCTAGAATTTACTCACTAACACCTCTCTTGCTGCCCATAACACCACTCGATATTCCCCTTCTCCTTAACTCTCTCGTGCTCCATCCCGTGGAGATCGACGAGGGCATGGTCATGGTTCCTTCACTCCACGCCCCTTTTCACCTCAGTTCAATACTACTTCTCCTTGTCCTGATACTCACCCACAATGTCAAGTGTGCCAGAAATGTGGTCACATTGCTTTGACATGCTACCATCGTCTTACCACTCCATatccatcatcttcttcctcaccTCTTACAGCTAATAACACATCTCTTTTTACTCCATCGCTTAATACCACAACCTGGTATCTTGATACAGCTGCTTCTCATCACTTCACTTCAGAGTTCAATAATCTCAACCTGGAGTCGACGCCATATTAGGGACCTAACCAAGTTTTCATCGGAGATGGCTCATCACTTCCAATTCATCATCTCAGTTCTGCACAAATACTGACCTCATCTGGCAATTTTCTCTTGCATAATTTACTTCATGTTCCCTCAATATCTAGAAACTTTCTTTCTGTACATCAATTTTGTAGTGATAATaaagttttctttgaatttcctCTGATTTGTTTCTTGTGAATGATTCATTTTCCCGAGAAGTACTCCTTTAGGGTCATGTTGAAGATGGCCTCTATGCGTTTCAGTCCAGTGCAACGACCTCCTCACCTCCTCATGCCTTTCTTGGTGTTAGAACTTCAGCTCAACTTTGGCATTCCAGACTGGGTCACCCTTCTCCATGCACTACTTCTTTTATCCTTCGCCGTTTCAATCTCCCGTTTACAAGTTCTACTTCAATATAATTGTCATGCTTGCTGCAACGCCAAGGCTCATGTTCTGCCTCACCCGCCCACCTCGTCACGCTCAACTCGCCCTTTTGAACTATTGTTCCTTGATGTTTGGGGCCCTGCCCCCGAGCCTTCCATGAATGGCATGCGCTATTATCTTTCTTTAGTTGATGATTATTCAAAATATGTCTGGTTTTTCCCTATGCAAATGAAATCTAATGTTACTCCTTTAGTGTTGGCTTTTCTTCGATATGTGAGTAATACTTTTAATACCACAATTGTCTTAGTTCAAACTGATTGGGGTGACGAATTTCATccccttaaaaatatttttcaatcttgTGGCATAACTCATCGGGTCATATGTCCACActctcatcaacaaaatggaagTGTGGAACGTCGACACCGTCATATTGTTGAAACGAGACTATCTCTTTTATCTCATGCCTCGGTTCCTCACTCCTTTTGGGTCCAAGCATTTCAAACCGCCACTTTTCTAATTAATTCTATGCCAACTCCGCTATTGCAAAATAGGTCATCATTTGAGGTATTAATGGGCCACATTcctgattataaattttttaaagtgtTTGGGTCTGCATGTTGGCCCAATCTAAGGCCTTTTAATCAACATAAAGTGGATTATAGATCCAAGCCTTGTGTGTTCATGGGCTATAGCCCAGATCACAAAGGGTACatttgtcttcatattcccacGGGCCGCATCTATATTTCTAGGGATGTTATTTTTGATTAGATAACTTTTCCCTTTGCCTATAAGTCTGATCCCTCTCCCGTGACCCAACAACAACTGCATTCGGTCTACCCCTCTCATAATCAGCCCAAcaccttttcctttcttccgtCTGATCAAATAAATTCCACAAGTCCCACTTCTCCTATAACCCAGCCCATTTCCCCAATTAGGTCTCCCTCTAACCCTAACTCCATCTTATTCTCTCCTACTCATTCCTCTGACGTTGCCTCGTCTCCCTTACTTTCCAGTACTTCTCATATCGACTCTCAATCTTCCTTATCTTCTGTTGCTGCCGCATCATCCTTGCCATATACTGCTTCCCAACTCGAGTCTGTTGACCTTCCCTCTTCCTCTCATGGCCAACTTCCTCTTTCTTCCACTCATCCCATGGTTACAAGGTCCAAAACTCATATTCTGTGTCCTCGTCGTCGCACTGACGGGACAATTCCGTTGCCTTCTAGTCAACCTTCTGGTTCCCTTACCATATCAATGATTCTCCAAAAATCTTCTTCCCTCTCTGTTCCCGAAGAACCAACTTCCTTTTCAGAAGCTTCCAAGCATGCTGAATGGTGCACTGCCATGGCTACCGAGTTTGATGCTCTTCTCCATAATCAAACTTGGGATCTTATTCCTCCCTCACTGACCTATAATCTCCTTGGGTCCAAGTGGGTTCTAAAGTCCAAACGCAGAGCTGATGGTTCCCTTGAGCGTCGCAAGGCGCGCCTCGTTGCTCAAGGGTTTCATCAGCAGCCTGGTTTGGACTATCATGAAACCTACGGTGCGGTTGTGAAACCGGTCACCATTCGGCTTTTGCTCTCCCTTGATGTTACCTCAAATTCGTCATTGCATCAATTTGACATCCAGACGCCTTTTTGCATGGTGACCTTGAGGAAGCTGTCTACATGAAGCAACCTCTCGGCTTCGTGAATCCAGATTTTCTGGCACGTCTATAAGTTGAAAAAGTCACTATACAGCCTAAAACAGGCCCCTAGGGCCTGGTTTTCCAAGTTAAGTGATAGGCTCCTTAATCTTGGTTTTACTTGTTCTACTTCAGATTCATCTCTATTCATTATGCGTATTGCCTCAGATTGTTTGTATCTGCTGATATACATTGATGACATATTAGTGACTGGTTCAAGTTCCACTCTCATTGctgattttatttcttccttGAAGCAATATTTTCCTGTTAAAGATTTAGGGtttctcaattattttcttGGTATTGAAGTGTCCCACACTCAATCTGGCTTATGTCTATCCAATCTAAGTATATTCATGATCTGTTGATACGGACTCATATGCATGACTCTAAACCAGTAAATACGCCTATGTCTGTTACTGAAAAATTAACAGCCTTAGATGGACCTACTTTTGATGACCCTCACTGGTATAGAAGTGTTGTAGGAAGTCTTCAATATCTGGCCTTTACTAGACCAGATATCTCATTTGCAGTTAACCGTGTTTGCCAATATATGCATAGTCCTTGTCTTCCCCATTGGAAGGCAGTCAAGCGCATTCCTCGTTACTTGAATCATACCCGCACCTTTGGCCTATGTTTTTCCTGATCTTCATCATATAAACTTGATGCCTTATCTGATGCTGACTGGGCCAGGTGTCCAGATGATTGTTGCTCTACAGGAGGTTTTTGTATTTACTTTGGTAGTCATTTAATTTCTtggggttaaaaaaaaaacccactgTTGCTCGATCTTCCACGGAAGTCGACTATAAAGTTGTTGCTAATGCTGCTTGTGAAGTTATTTGGTTAGAGAGATCAATATGATTCCAAATGTGACAAAGACGATCAAACAAGTCATTAATGGATTGGTCAGGCTCCTATCTGAGCTAATACAACTCGACCATAAGTTGGTACTCTTTGGACTCATAAGGAGTAACATAATGTCTGGCTAACATGGTCCAAGCAAATAGAGCATCATCATAACTACCAAGTAGGTTGGAGATAGTCAAAATGGAGGTGTTGTGCATCCAAGTAAGAATATGGTGATTATGACTATCCCATTTGTGAAGAAATTGTTGAAATTGTTCTGCTTGTTCATCTCCTTTTTGCACTGGCTTTGTCCAATCATCCGTGCAATAGAACCAAAGTTCACAACCTTTAAGAAAGTTGTGAAAAGATTGAAACCACACCAAATAGTTTCTACTATCTAATATCACATGAATAGGACAAAGAATTTTGTTGTTTGAGCCATTATGAGATTATATATGCAAAAATATACTGCAAAAATGAGATCAGCATGTGAAAATATGCAGAAAACActtggataaaaaaaatcaatgcatTGGTTAAAGTCAACGATCAACAGATCTGACATGGCACTTGGCTGTAGCAAGATGGCGTGGCAGTGTAGTGACGTGGCTGCTGACAAGACTAGGGCTAACGTCAACAATGAGATGTGCGCATTTGGTGTGTGGATGTGAAGCTTTAGAGCAGTTGCAACACGAGGTGGCACAACAAAAACTTTGGAAGGTGCATGGAAGCGTGTGCAAGCTTCGATATGACTGATTTTGATGGCGTTGATTCAATCTCAATGAGATTTTCCCAACAGTATGTCGTGTGATCAAAACAAAACTTTAGGCATAATGTTTCTGAAATTTTGAAACAATCATTATAGTGATTGCAACTATCTGACGGCAATGAGCAACACTTGAAGGGGTCAACCGTGGAAGAAAAAGGCAGCGAAAGAATGCTGAGAATGATTACAACTACTAGTACTTAAAGGATCAGAGTAGTATCTCTGACTCTATGTTAGAATTGTATTAAtcaattctatatatatcatacaaagtggcctatatatataggaggccaaAGGCTAGATAAGTGCCTTACCCTAGGCCTGTGCAAAATACCCGTTGGGCCGCACAACCTGCACAATCCGAATGGGTCGAACCCGCTAAAGTCGGGTTGAGTAAATGTCGGTTTTGACATCCATCCAATCCGACTAATATCGGATGGACTCCGACTCAAAATCCATTGTAGTGAAAAAGCGAAGCCCCTCTCGCGTTTCTTGCTTCCGTTACTCTCTGCTGGGTCTGGATTGTGAGAAAAGTTAGCCATTGAGGTGTTGATCATGAGGCTATTCTTGAGGTTGTTCCTCCTGTCGTAGAGCTTGAACCCTTGTTGCTTCTTTTGTACAGTCTTGATGGGAGGTATGCTATGGTTTTTGGAGTCAGATCTAGCGCCTTTGAGCCATCGTCCATGATGGCAAAATGCGACCCTTGCCACGGCAAGCTGACAGATTGTTGCCAGATTGTAAACCAACGATCCACTCCTTTGGCCCTCTTAAAAAAATTCGGTGTATTATATACTtatgtttgttttatatttatttttgagattttcatTCGCTTTTCCCCCCAGACTCAAGCTTTTTAAGGTTCTGCATTGTAGTGGAGTGAAAAAGCAACAAATGAGCATTGAGTACAAATTTTTGATTTTGGGCTGGagatttttttggtatttgtttGGGTTTTTGGGCTATGTATTTTGTGTTGTGAAGAATCAAGAATGGGATTGTTTCAGGTCGCACTTCTATTTCATCAGATCCtgtaagtttttttctttttggcatttaggaaatatttttatattttcttatttatgttGGTTTTATCTATGTTTGTTTATTGGGAAAATGGAGGAAAGCTTGATGACAATGATGTTAAAATTgtcttactttttttctttttcgtaaTCTCAAAGAAGACGACTTCAAATCAATTGTTGAGTCGAGGAGGAAAGGCCGAATAATCCCGACATCTTGGAGAAGGATTGAGGAAGTTTGGGCAAAGTTTGCAGAAGGAGATGACGGTTATGGCTCGACCCGAAGTGATCGGGTCGGACCGGGTCTGGTTGGCGCCTTTTAATAAAAGTTTCAGGTTGGATCGGGTCCAAACCCGGCTTGGACACATCGGATTGCAGGCCTACCTTACCCAACCAATGTGGGACTCACAAAACACATATACACTTAACAAATTAATCGTcagataatataaatttaattcacTTGGTCTAGTCTTCGTTTCTAggataatattacaaattatatatactggtatcttgtttttttctatttaaaaataaaaaaataataaataaaaagttgatGGACAACATCGTCATCTCATCCAACGAGTCCAATTTCAACCGAAACTAGATTCAATCTACAGCCTTGTGAAAATTGGATGAATACCATTTCTCTGGCATCAGACCCGGCGAAAGTTGAAGGAACCAAAACAAAAGCTAATACTTAATAATCTTTAAAAGTATCCttcttcaagaaaacaaaacaaagaaaagacagACTGCATCAAATTAACATGAACATTGGCCTGAGTACTATATTATATAGACAAGTTAACTTATTAGATCAGTACGTACTGAAAGTTCAAACATAGTCAACTACGCGAAATATGGAGACTTTAAGCACAGTAGGCTTCCTCTGGACGAGCTCAAAGACACAGGCATCTCCTTCTTTCAAATTGTTGTCCCTTGCGAAGACTTTCCACCCGCTTCCTAGTTTAAGTGACAACCTCGGCTTCCTGTTATGATGGCAACGGCATATAACATGCCATTCACGTTGTCCATCATCCTCATCGGAAGTCTGAAGTTTGACACTTTGATTCAGAGAAAGATAGCTGGTAGCAAATCCACTAGGCACATACTGCAACAGCAAAGAACAATCTAGTAGTACTGCATGCAACTCGTCATGATCATGagctccatatatataataatatatttcaatttaaagaaataattgtGATCACACATATATCATGCATGTTAAAAGGCTCAGTACCATACGATAAGATCCAGATGACCTCGGCATGATACGCATGAACGAAGGATTTTTAGGCTTGAAAGTTATGGCTGCTTGGattgctctctctcttcctctggACATCCTGAGACTTCTTTCTTTCGTGGATGTGCCAGAAAGTACTACTGGTCTTTCCCTATCATGATCAGATGTTTCTCCATCTTCATGTTTAGACAATATAATTGCACGAGTTTCTTTCGACTTGTCGTCATGGCTTGATTTTTCTACATCATCATCTGATAACATAATCATGTGATCATCGTCCAAGTTTTTAGATGAATACTGGATCTCAGTAGCAGTCTTGTCAAATACAAGAACATGGAAATTTGAATTTCCTTCGTATCTGAAGACTAAAAAGTAGCCAGAATCTATAGAATGATATTCTACAAAATCATGCCAACCCTCGTGAAACCAAATCTCCTTCTCACCAGTAGCTCTTTCCAATCCCACTTGCCAACTACAACCATTAGGAAGAATGAGTGTTACAACGGTTGGCAATTCATCCccaaataatcttacaaactttACGGGGATCCTctgcacaaaaacaaaaaacaataagCAATTAACGTACGTACGttcctatacatatatatatatatatatatatatatattggtcttTGGAGTTTTGATCATTAACAAATTTCAAATTGGTCCATGCAAGCGGTGAAAAATTCGATAAACCTACTGATCTTGTGGCCGTACTAAGCATATCATAGAATAATATTGTGATATcctatatgataaggataatggtaggtggtgaatgagatcccacattgcttgagaaggaaaagttcttgctctttataaggttctaattaatggggctccaattgtatcattgactagtgcttttgaaatataagtcatgtggtttgggccttccattggagtattacaaatatatatgagatcatgatcatgtccaAAAGTATTCTAGAATAGCATGCAGTActgtcaaattttataaattaaaaaaaatatcatgatcAATCAACATGCAACATGATCAACTAAAGTATTATAAAAGAACTAGttactttaaattaaaaaaaaaaaaatcaaacagaaattaaaaataaaaacaaaaaagaagagctGGAATTAATTAAGACGCCATACAACTCCTAGTACTTTTAGAGCTATATAtatgccaaaaaataaaaacatgaagtTACGTTGGACTGGCTATTGcactacaaaaatatatattgcaatGCCCATCTCGTAATTAGGGGAAGGGATTAATTTAAGGTATAAGTTTAGTTTAAAGGTTCATGATATAAACTTTATTGTgctcaaattttattgatgaaaatattgTAGCTGGTATCCCATTAATTTATCTTACATAATCAACattgttgatgttgtgttttgcAGCCTAAGCAACTCCGCGTACTGGGTCAATTTATTCTTGCAAATATAGGAAATAAGTGCTCGGGGTGATGGAGATACCTTCAATGCCTAAGTCTGCTTGGATTCTGGGTTTATAATTTAAGGGAGTTTCAGTGTGTACAGAGTTTTTTCCTCCCGGACATATATACCTAGTAGGAGCGATACCTTGACAAGCTGGTTGAAGTGGTGCCCAGGTCATGTCCTCTGTCAACTCTCTGCCATGCGACAGGCCGTCCATGCCTGATCGTGGTGATTGTTGATAGCCTTGGGTCCTTGTAGTGGTGTGTCTGCCTCCGTCCTTCAATAAATACGGTGTGGCCTTGGTTGGGCATACTCACCTTCCAAGTCTGTTCAACTGTCTGTGCCCAAGGGTCAGGATTGTCCCTGACCCAGTGGGTGCGAATTGTTGACAAGTAAAAGTGTTAGACCTTCTGACTCAGTCCCATGCCCCGCACGTGTTACCTCGCTGCTTCTTTATGGGCTTCTTGGGCTGTCCTTGCCCTTCTGGCCTGGCCCAACCCATCTTATTTTCTCATACCAATTTTGTCATATTGGGCTGTCCTTAGACCCATCAAGGCCTCGTGGGCTGGGCTCGTGAGCGCAGTTGTTGTTTATTGCTGACAGCTAATTGATCAAAACGTTCAAATATTAGCTATTGCGCGCAGGTTTCAATTACTGCCTTAATTAGTCTCAGAATTGGTCAAAAAATTGGATGATATACTTTTTTGGCGATTTTTTACAATCGTCATTTATTATTTCCAATGAAAATTTTGATGCGACAAAAGCGATCGACGACTCCAAAACGAGAAAATATAACCGGAAAAGATTATTTCTAACAACTTTACCTATTATTTCCGGTGATTTTAATTGCTGAAAAATGTCAATATTCTTGTAATAAGCCAAGCAATCGGCCGGCCATTgctaatgaaaaatgataaacacacaacacTTTATACAACACTTTCTACAACAATGTTTTAAAaggagggatatttttgtaaaataccttataaaactaacatcactttacaaaaatacccttattttataacatgtattgtgaaaagtgttgtacaaagtgttgtgtgtttatcactactcttttactttttcttttaccattttttaaaattatttagatattttttaaaaataaaaaaaaatcatatatttatttaaaaatacctactaagtaaaaagaaaaattaaaataaatttcggTAGAGGAAATCGGCTGTGAAACTAGTGTTTtctttgctatatatatacattaatgttGCATTAATATTCCACGGACCAAGAATAAAATGACTAAGAATAGAGCGACAGAAAATAACTGGCAGCAAATTTTCCTGCAGTGTTAAACAAGCAAGCCCTAGATATGTATATCGGTGATGAGGTACTACTAGATCAGTAGTTTATATATTTGCAATTAATATGGTTGCATAGCATTACCAGTTTTTTTTGGGCCATGGCAGAGGGGAGCATTATCTTGAAGAAGTGCGCCGGTCTCCTTCCTGCCACAGAACTCGACGGCCGCCGGTGATGATCATTTTTCCAGTTAGGAAACATTCCGCTCCGGCGATTCTTTGATATATTACCAGCTGCTGCCATGCACATTAGTACAAAAACCTAACCGatcgatattatatatatatatatatataaaatatatatttccagTTATATGGCTGACCCTTACGACGCCCAGGTCCTTCCAATCTGCCAATGGCAGCCCCATAAATGTCTAGCATTCACTCACCCGGAATTCATGCAAGGAAAAGACGAAATGGGACATGGTTTTGAAGATAAAGACAATGCATTCATTATTAGTACTTTTACATATAATTTCACACGCAACTTATCTTCTGATTATCGCATTCATGAAACTGAGAGTAGCTTATACGTGCCAACTTGAGAGTTACTTACCTTTCAAAGAATAGGGTTCTTCAATTGCCCAAAGATATCTTCAAATTTCCGTAAAAATTTGTGGGTCTGAactgagaaatatatatacatataaataagaaataaaaaagtaatcGGACTCCGAGAAACCCATCCATTTAGAGATGCCAATAAAGCCCATCCCTAAAAAGCCCACAGAAGCCTTTCGGCCGATAGCTATGCTCCATCCTCTAGAAGGAATCTCCATCTTTCGCTAGATCCCCAGCAAGGAACGAAGATAGCAATCCTAACTGATGCACAACAGCACCCAACAACAAACTTGAAGTTAGC carries:
- the LOC109012470 gene encoding B3 domain-containing transcription factor VRN1-like isoform X1 — encoded protein: MCMAAAGNISKNRRSGMFPNWKNDHHRRPSSSVAGRRPAHFFKIMLPSAMAQKKLRIPVKFVRLFGDELPTVVTLILPNGCSWQVGLERATGEKEIWFHEGWHDFVEYHSIDSGYFLVFRYEGNSNFHVLVFDKTATEIQYSSKNLDDDHMIMLSDDDVEKSSHDDKSKETRAIILSKHEDGETSDHDRERPVVLSGTSTKERSLRMSRGRERAIQAAITFKPKNPSFMRIMPRSSGSYRMYVPSGFATSYLSLNQSVKLQTSDEDDGQREWHVICRCHHNRKPRLSLKLGSGWKVFARDNNLKEGDACVFELVQRKPTVLKVSIFRVVDYV
- the LOC109012470 gene encoding B3 domain-containing transcription factor VRN1-like isoform X2 yields the protein MPNQGHTVFIEGRRQTHHYKDPRLSTITTIRHGRPVAWQRVDRGHDLGTTSTSLSSWQVGLERATGEKEIWFHEGWHDFVEYHSIDSGYFLVFRYEGNSNFHVLVFDKTATEIQYSSKNLDDDHMIMLSDDDVEKSSHDDKSKETRAIILSKHEDGETSDHDRERPVVLSGTSTKERSLRMSRGRERAIQAAITFKPKNPSFMRIMPRSSGSYRMYVPSGFATSYLSLNQSVKLQTSDEDDGQREWHVICRCHHNRKPRLSLKLGSGWKVFARDNNLKEGDACVFELVQRKPTVLKVSIFRVVDYV